The following proteins come from a genomic window of Deinococcus sp. YIM 134068:
- the sdaAA gene encoding L-serine ammonia-lyase, iron-sulfur-dependent, subunit alpha, with protein sequence MTTLHDLMTAPSPASAWVLAQDCAETGLDPADIRAEMARRIGEMRASVERGLRSDAKSITGMVGWNAKGLWDAPDVLGAPLLRRVQAYAMAVNEENARMGRIVAAPTAGSAGTIPGALLGVADHLGIGDERLVDPLILAAGVGKAISKRMFISGAAGGCQAEIGSSAAMAAAAVTELLGGSPRACVHAASLALMNTIGLVCDPVGGYVEVPCVSRNAFFAVHAVSAAQLALAQLESFIPPDEVVGAMAQVGRLMPAELRETAEGGLAQTPTGRAVAARMEGREESAGGMIELPMV encoded by the coding sequence ATGACCACCCTCCACGACCTCATGACCGCCCCCTCGCCCGCCTCCGCGTGGGTGCTCGCGCAGGACTGCGCCGAGACGGGGCTGGACCCGGCGGACATCCGCGCGGAGATGGCCCGCCGCATCGGGGAGATGCGGGCGTCGGTCGAGCGGGGCCTGCGAAGCGACGCGAAGAGCATCACGGGCATGGTGGGCTGGAACGCGAAGGGGTTGTGGGACGCGCCGGACGTGCTGGGGGCACCGCTGCTGAGGCGGGTGCAGGCCTACGCGATGGCCGTGAACGAGGAGAACGCCCGCATGGGCCGCATCGTCGCCGCGCCGACGGCGGGGAGCGCGGGCACGATTCCGGGGGCGCTGCTCGGCGTGGCCGACCACCTCGGCATCGGGGACGAGCGGCTGGTGGACCCCCTCATCCTCGCGGCGGGCGTGGGCAAGGCGATCAGCAAGCGCATGTTCATCTCGGGCGCGGCGGGCGGCTGTCAGGCCGAGATCGGGTCGAGCGCCGCGATGGCCGCCGCCGCCGTCACCGAACTGCTCGGCGGCAGCCCCCGCGCCTGCGTCCACGCCGCGTCCCTCGCCCTGATGAACACCATCGGCCTCGTGTGCGACCCGGTGGGCGGCTACGTGGAGGTGCCCTGCGTGAGCCGCAACGCCTTTTTCGCCGTTCATGCGGTCAGCGCGGCGCAACTCGCGCTCGCCCAGCTCGAATCCTTCATCCCGCCCGACGAGGTGGTGGGGGCGATGGCGCAGGTCGGGCGACTCATGCCCGCCGAACTCCGCGAGACGGCGGAGGGCGGGCTGGCCCAGACGCCGACGGGCCGCGCGGTGGCGGCGCGCATGGAGGGGCGCGAGGAGAGCGCGGGCGGGATGATCGAGTTGCCGATGGTGTGA
- a CDS encoding lycopene cyclase family protein — MASRTHLTDALVIGGGPSGLGLAAELAACGLSVRLVAPHPPRPFPATYGAWLDEVPAPVRPCLADVWTDVRAYTGEDPTPLLRPYAMFDNARLLDTLLTRAGPRLTWTVGMVQHAEQVGEGWEVTGAGGERWRARLVVDAGGHGGGVTRPVRPHGAALQTAFGLVARFDRPPGPPGGMVWMDYRAGHLPPDEVRAAPTFLYTMHLGGDRYLVEETSLIARPGLTRALLERRLHARLAAQGTPPREIETTEWVAFPMNTAAPAPGPVLAFGSAAGLVHPISGFQMVGALADAPGVACAVAGALDMHSPTQAVRAGWDALWPPERRAAREISLLDAEALLALPGDMLPAFFRAFFALPAAEWHAFLSPRTGAGAIARTMLKVFAHAPNRVRVPLARAALGQAEVSGRALRAAAGVG, encoded by the coding sequence ATGGCGTCACGCACACACCTTACGGACGCGCTGGTGATCGGCGGCGGTCCCTCCGGGCTGGGGCTGGCCGCCGAACTCGCCGCGTGCGGGCTGAGCGTGCGCCTCGTCGCGCCCCACCCGCCGCGCCCCTTTCCCGCCACCTATGGCGCGTGGCTGGACGAGGTGCCCGCCCCCGTCCGCCCCTGCCTCGCCGACGTGTGGACCGACGTTCGGGCGTACACCGGGGAGGACCCCACGCCCCTCCTGCGGCCCTATGCCATGTTCGACAACGCCCGCCTGCTCGACACGCTGCTCACGCGGGCGGGGCCGCGCCTGACGTGGACCGTTGGCATGGTGCAGCACGCCGAGCAGGTGGGGGAGGGTTGGGAGGTCACGGGCGCGGGCGGTGAGCGGTGGCGCGCCCGGCTCGTCGTGGACGCGGGGGGGCACGGCGGCGGTGTGACGCGGCCCGTGCGCCCGCACGGCGCGGCCCTCCAGACGGCCTTCGGACTCGTGGCCCGCTTCGACCGCCCGCCCGGCCCACCCGGCGGCATGGTCTGGATGGACTACCGGGCCGGACACCTCCCGCCGGACGAGGTGCGCGCCGCGCCGACCTTCCTCTACACCATGCACCTCGGCGGCGACCGTTACCTCGTGGAAGAGACGAGCCTGATCGCCCGCCCCGGTCTGACGCGCGCCCTGCTGGAGCGCCGCCTCCACGCCCGTCTCGCCGCGCAGGGCACGCCCCCCCGCGAAATCGAGACGACCGAGTGGGTCGCCTTCCCCATGAATACCGCCGCGCCCGCGCCCGGCCCGGTCCTCGCCTTCGGGTCGGCGGCGGGCCTCGTCCACCCCATCAGCGGCTTTCAGATGGTCGGGGCGCTGGCGGACGCGCCGGGGGTCGCTTGCGCGGTGGCCGGGGCGCTGGACATGCACAGTCCAACCCAGGCTGTCCGGGCCGGGTGGGACGCCCTGTGGCCGCCCGAGCGCCGCGCCGCCCGCGAGATTTCGCTGCTGGACGCCGAGGCCCTGCTCGCCCTGCCGGGGGACATGCTGCCCGCGTTCTTCCGCGCCTTTTTCGCGCTGCCCGCCGCCGAGTGGCACGCCTTCCTCTCGCCGCGCACGGGGGCCGGGGCGATTGCCCGCACCATGCTCAAGGTCTTCGCCCACGCCCCGAACCGGGTGCGTGTACCCCTCGCCCGCGCCGCGCTGGGGCAGGCCGAGGTGAGTGGGCGGGCGCTGCGGGCGGCGGCGGGGGTGGGGTGA
- a CDS encoding alpha/beta hydrolase gives MTRPRRLPRALTLGVLAVTVTAALTACSATADLPGTLNRAVNTRGLTVATDQRYGPDARNVLDVYAPPSARNAPIVLFVHGGSWQGGDKAIHRFVGESLARAGYVTGVMNYRLAPQNRYPAFVQDAASALRWLRDNGGKFGGDPDVLFMTGHSAGAFNAVEAVDNERWLREAGVPIRAVRGVIGIAGPYSYDFRQFDSRVAFPEGSTPDQVMPDRHVRRDAPPHLLLVAANDTTVYPQNALSLEAALRRAGVPVTRTVLPRLNHVTIIAAVARPLTFLGGTRQQMIDFIEKNRPR, from the coding sequence ATGACGCGCCCCCGCCGCCTCCCCCGCGCCCTGACCCTCGGCGTGCTGGCCGTGACCGTGACCGCCGCCCTGACCGCCTGTTCCGCCACCGCCGACCTGCCCGGCACCCTGAACCGCGCCGTGAACACCCGTGGCCTGACCGTCGCCACCGACCAGAGGTACGGCCCGGACGCGCGCAATGTGCTGGACGTATACGCGCCGCCCAGCGCCCGGAACGCGCCCATCGTGCTGTTCGTCCACGGCGGCTCGTGGCAGGGGGGCGACAAGGCCATCCACCGCTTCGTCGGCGAGAGCCTGGCCCGCGCCGGGTACGTGACGGGCGTGATGAACTACCGCCTCGCGCCGCAGAACCGCTACCCCGCCTTCGTGCAGGACGCGGCCTCTGCGTTGAGGTGGCTGCGCGACAACGGCGGCAAGTTCGGCGGCGACCCCGACGTGCTGTTCATGACCGGGCACTCGGCGGGAGCCTTCAACGCGGTGGAGGCGGTGGACAACGAGCGCTGGCTGCGTGAGGCGGGCGTGCCCATCCGCGCTGTGCGGGGCGTCATCGGCATCGCCGGGCCGTACTCCTACGACTTCCGCCAGTTCGACAGCCGGGTCGCGTTCCCCGAGGGCAGCACCCCCGATCAGGTCATGCCCGACCGCCACGTGAGGAGGGACGCGCCGCCCCACCTCCTCCTCGTCGCCGCGAACGACACCACCGTCTACCCGCAGAACGCGTTGAGTCTGGAAGCGGCGCTGAGGCGCGCGGGCGTGCCCGTCACCCGCACGGTGCTCCCGCGCCTCAACCACGTCACCATCATCGCGGCGGTCGCCCGTCCCCTGACATTCCTGGGGGGAACGCGGCAACAGATGATTGATTTTATCGAGAAGAACCGGCCACGATAG
- the sdaAB gene encoding L-serine ammonia-lyase, iron-sulfur-dependent subunit beta, whose product MSLLDMIGPVMIGPSSSHTAGACRLGLVAHHLLGEAPRRATIGLHASFAKTGRGHGTHLALVAGLLGYAPDDPRLPKAFEEAEAAGLTVEFRDVDLGDVHPNTAHLDLHGETAAVTVQGSSTGGGVIRVTEVGGLGVNFGAASPTLLLRYPDAVGMIARVASTVAADGVNIATLTCTRENRGGQALLAIELDQPLSPEALAFLRRWPDMGWVRLLPKLMDG is encoded by the coding sequence ATGTCCCTGCTCGACATGATCGGCCCCGTGATGATCGGGCCGAGCAGCAGCCACACGGCGGGCGCGTGCCGTCTGGGGCTGGTTGCCCATCATCTCCTCGGGGAAGCGCCCCGGCGGGCGACCATCGGCCTGCACGCCTCCTTCGCCAAGACGGGGCGCGGCCACGGCACTCACCTCGCGCTCGTGGCGGGGCTGCTGGGGTACGCGCCCGACGACCCCCGCTTGCCGAAAGCCTTCGAGGAGGCCGAGGCGGCGGGATTGACGGTGGAGTTCCGCGACGTGGACCTCGGCGACGTTCACCCCAACACGGCCCACCTCGACCTGCACGGCGAGACGGCGGCGGTGACGGTGCAGGGCAGCTCCACGGGCGGCGGCGTCATCCGGGTGACGGAGGTGGGCGGCCTCGGCGTCAACTTCGGCGCAGCCAGCCCCACGCTGCTGCTGCGCTACCCCGACGCGGTGGGCATGATCGCCCGCGTGGCGAGCACGGTCGCCGCCGACGGCGTGAATATCGCCACCCTGACCTGCACCCGCGAGAACCGGGGCGGCCAGGCCCTTCTCGCCATCGAACTCGACCAGCCCCTCAGCCCCGAAGCCCTCGCCTTCCTGCGCCGCTGGCCGGACATGGGGTGGGTGCGGTTGCTGCCGAAGCTCATGGACGGCTAG
- a CDS encoding Uma2 family endonuclease → MSEAEYLRSERESPYKREYVGGNAYPLHAQAGASGEHVRISGRVMAALLPDADRQGCRLCQSDMKLYSRATSSYFYPDVMLVCGGEQPDRSYEISPCLLVEVLSGSTAHNDRRHKHAVYTAIPTLQTYLIVAQDERYVVEYQRGEEGWSMREHRGEGQAAIPCLNRSLTLDEMYRGVL, encoded by the coding sequence ATGAGCGAGGCCGAGTACCTGCGTTCCGAGCGCGAGAGTCCCTACAAGCGGGAATATGTGGGGGGCAACGCGTACCCTCTACACGCTCAGGCGGGGGCGAGCGGGGAGCATGTGCGGATCAGCGGACGTGTCATGGCGGCGCTCCTGCCCGACGCCGACCGCCAGGGCTGCCGCCTCTGCCAGTCCGACATGAAGCTCTACAGCCGGGCTACATCGAGCTATTTCTATCCCGACGTGATGCTGGTGTGTGGTGGCGAACAGCCCGACCGCTCCTACGAGATTTCGCCCTGCCTGCTCGTGGAAGTCCTTTCCGGCAGCACGGCGCACAACGACCGCCGCCACAAGCACGCGGTCTACACGGCGATCCCGACCCTCCAGACCTACCTCATCGTGGCGCAGGACGAGCGGTATGTCGTGGAGTACCAGCGCGGGGAGGAAGGCTGGTCCATGCGCGAGCATCGCGGGGAGGGGCAGGCGGCGATTCCCTGCCTGAACCGTTCGCTGACCCTCGACGAGATGTACCGGGGCGTGCTGTAG